Proteins from a genomic interval of Lycium ferocissimum isolate CSIRO_LF1 chromosome 2, AGI_CSIRO_Lferr_CH_V1, whole genome shotgun sequence:
- the LOC132048008 gene encoding high mobility group B protein 2-like translates to MIGCKCVLGLKKKSPEAKEVRKASKYPDRPKRPASAFYVRRGRKACKDPNKPKRPACAFLIFMKEFRKQLKKENSKTKSVAAASIAGGGKWKQLSDAEKAPYVAEAKRRMEEYFKKRDAYYNKGVAAGCSKEKESAKSMSEVDEEEEDDD, encoded by the coding sequence ATGATAGGATGTAAATGTGTGCTCGGCTTGAAGAAGAAATCTCCCGAAGCCAAAGAAGTGAGGAAGGCTTCCAAGTATCCTGACAGACCTAAGAGGCCTGCAAGTGCTTTCTATGTAAGGCGAGGACGGAAGGCTTGCAAGGATCCTAACAAACCCAAGAGGCCTGCATGTGCtttcttaattttcatgaagGAGTTTAGGAAGCAGCTCAAGAAGGAGAATTCAAAAACTAAATCTGTGGCCGCTGCCAGTATAGCTGGTGGAGGCAAGTGGAAACAGTTGTCTGATGCTGAAAAAGCTCCGTATGTGGCAGAGGCAAAGAGAAGGATGGAGGAATATTTCAAGAAGAGGGATGCTTATTATAACAAGGGAGTAGCTGCTGGATGTTCCAAAGAAAAGGAATCTGCCAAGTCAATGTCCGAGGTTGATGAGGAAGAGGAGGATGATGATTGA
- the LOC132048007 gene encoding B3 domain-containing protein REM9-like, translated as MLAKSCILQTDAAGISWKARIKKEKPNYFICEGEWAQFVVYHKLAIGDFLLFFLIDKFTFHVILYSKKHSGNLPGELPFEELSSSSEDEGEGEEEENIEASEEDQPCKLKWISQEPIDISDSEEESVDPTRSSKDGGNPCCSRPGKSDVKADNMLGMKKRVDPPSGSKDGGNPCYSHPGKVNLFLNFGMFLWQSQ; from the exons ATGTTGGCTAAGAGCTGCATACTCCAAACTGATGCAGCTGGGATTTCGTGGAAAGcaagaataaagaaagaaaagccCAATTACTTCATATGTGAAGGAGAATGGGCACAGTTTGTGGTGTATCACAAGCTGGCGATAGGGGactttttgctcttctttctcaTTGATAAATTTACGTTCCATGTGATTCTCTACTCCAAGAAGCATTCTGGAAACCTTCCTGGGGAGCTACCTTTTGAGGAACTCAGTTCTTCCTCTGAAGACGAAGGGGAAGGGGAGGAGGAAGAGAACATCGAAGCTTCTGAGGAGGATCAGCCATGTAAGTTAAAATGGATCAGCCAAGAGCCAATCGATATATCAGATTCTGAGGAAGAAAGTGTTGATCCAACCCGTAGCTCCAAAGATGGGGGAAATCCGTGCTGTTCACGTCCAG GTAAATCTGATGTCAAAGCTGATAACATGCTCGGCATGAAAAAGAGGGTTGACCCACCCAGTGGCTCTAAAGATGGGGGAAATCCATGCTATTCACATCCAGGTAAGGTCAACCTCTTTCTAAATTTTGGTATGTTTCTATGGCAGTCACAATGA